From Dasypus novemcinctus isolate mDasNov1 chromosome 11, mDasNov1.1.hap2, whole genome shotgun sequence, one genomic window encodes:
- the LOC131280490 gene encoding metabotropic glutamate receptor 1-like, which produces MRELWGGQGRSGASEDAVQVFPQSLVDCSQAPNEKPCIAARGDGIAGRRRGGTRWYPRPSGRSRRGGGAELGGGAAARGALASSGSRRAGRAPQVNRVCLLRSSNGKSVSWSEPGGRPAPRGQLAWQRLSVHVKPGEAACNQTAVIKPLAESFQGSGRSLALSDASTKTLYSVGEEADAGPPRPGPAGSPGPAPPAPRPLPAGPAPALALGAVLPAAPAAPPPGPQALAPLVGAVQGAARGPGIPGPPCAPVLLGPPCAPPPPLRLQPLPLALGPVGEEPGSPAAAEDDDDDEDEEEEEEEERFRLLQEFVAGHARREEASPPAARRPSPDDDSPALTPPSPFRDSAASGSSAPSSPASESGLCPPPDAAYAAAVLRDYTQSSSTL; this is translated from the exons ATGCGGGAGctctggggagggcaggggcggtCTGGGGCCAGCGAAGATGCTGTGCAGGTGTTCCCGCAGTCGCTCGTGGACTGTTCACAGGCTCCTAATGAGAAACCCTGTATTGCAGCTCGAGG AGACGGCATCGCGGGGCGCCGCCGCGGGGGTACCCGGTGGTACCCGCGGCCTTCGGGGCGCAGCCGGCGGGGTGGCGGGGCGGAACTGGGCGGAGGTGCCGCGGCGCGGGGCGCCCTCGCGTCCTCAGGGTCCCGCCGCGCGGGCCGGGCCCCGCAGGTAAACCGCGTCTGTTTGCTCCGCAGCTCCAACGGCAAGTCGGTGTCGTGGTCCGAGCCCGGCGGGAGGCCGGCGCCCCGGGGCCAGCTAGCGTGGCAGCGCCTGTCCGTGCACGTGAAGCCCGGCGAGGCGGCCTGCAACCAGACGGCGGTCATCAAGCCCCTGGCCGAGAGCTTCCAGGGCTCGGGCCGCAGCCTGGCCCTCTCCGACGCCAGCACCAAGACCCTCTACAGCGTGGGCGAGGAGGCCGACGCGGGCCCGCCGCGCCCCGGCCCCGCAGgcagccccggccccgcgccgcccgcgccgcgCCCCCTGCCCGCGGGGCCCGCCCCCGCCCTCGCCCTCGGCGCGGTCCTCCCGGCCGCGCCTGCCGCGCCGCCCCCCGGCCCGCAGGCGCTGGCCCCGCTGGTGGGCGCGGTGCAGGGCGCGGCGCGCGGCCCCGGCATCCCCGGGCCCCCGTGCGCGCCCGTCCTCCTGGGGCCCCCGtgcgccccgccgcccccgctgCGCCTGCAGCCGCTGCCGCTGGCCCTGGGCCCGGTCGGGGAGGAGCCCGGCTCGCCCGCGGCCGCCgaggacgacgacgacgacgaggacgaggaggaggaggaggaggaggagcggtTCCGGCTGCTGCAGGAGTTCGTGGCGGGGCACGCGCGGCGGGAGGAGGcctcgccgcccgccgcccgccgccccagCCCCGACGACGACTCGCCCGCGCTGACGCCGCCGTCGCCGTTCAGGGACTCGGCGGCGTCGGGCAGCTCCGCGCCCAGCTCGCCCGCGTCCGAGTCGGGGCTGTGCCCGCCGCCCGACGCCGCCTACGCCGCGGCCGTGCTGCGGGACTACACGCAGAGCTCGTCCACCCTGTAG